Part of the Peromyscus leucopus breed LL Stock chromosome 6, UCI_PerLeu_2.1, whole genome shotgun sequence genome, AGACCCCCAGAAGCCAAACAGTGGATGGAAAGAATCCATCTCCGCAAACTGcctcccgacacacacacacacacacacacacacacacacacacacacacacacacacacacactgtaatgtgtgcatgcacacacagagacagaattaattaattagctgTTAGTTAATTAAACTCTTTCACCAGACCCATGGAGGAACAAAGAGGTTGAAAGGAGACAACTGGTTTGAACTATAATGGTTAGCCCTGCTCAGCAGTTCTGGTTCAAAAACACTCGAGAAAGGTAATAGCTCTCGAACACATAATTTTGATGCCATGACCACTTGCCCTGTGAGATCTTACTGCTCACTCTCTATGAGCAAAGGTCTCACAGTGACCGTGTGACAGTGGCAGCCTTTTTCCAACCCCAAgcatctcttctctctttcccaatCACCAAATCATCCCAGTAGACAAGTAATTGAGAAAATGAGAATAACCCAATCTATGAAATTCCTTCCTCAAGTGATGGAAGGCAAGAAAATAATTTGCAGACTGCAGAGCTTTATAAAGCAAACAAGCTGATGGCAGCATATCTTCTAAGGATCAGTGTGCTGTGAAATCAAGATAAGAGCCCTTGGCTGAGCGAACAAAAAGGTTTCTGATTACAAGTGTTATGCAAActcaattacattttatttaaacaaatttttgTCTGCTCCTACTGTCAAAGCATAATGAATTAAAGGAGGAATGTGACCTTATGTTTCTTCCCTGAAAATTATAGCCAAAATTGTGCTTGTCAAATTCAAAGTAGGTCTAGTATTTTGTATTATACATTGTTTACTGTGAGTATATTTCCCACCATATTATCTCACTTAAGGAATTCAGGCATTCCTTAGGATAAAAAGTAAACAACTAATGTCATTTCAACTCTGACTTTATTATTGCTACTTTAGTAACTGATGCACATAAAAATGATCTTAAGGTTATTGGTATTACACAAATGTCATGAAAAGGATGATAAGAATATGTACCATGTTTCATAATTGAATTTTCAGGGTTGATGTCCTGAGCTGGGCAGAGTTTTTCTCATGTGTGatagttaattaaaaaaacatctgCTTACCACTGATACCTGTTGAAAGCCGTGTGTCTCTGGCTTTGGTGTGAGTGAGCTGCTGTGCCCTCCACAACATTGGGCTTTGGTAGAAGTGGTTGTTGACCTTCAAGCATCATGATGACCCGCCATCCTTGAGGTCTGCCTATTACATATTCATTGCTTCACAGAGGAGTCAAAGTCCatgatttctctatatttcaCTTTTCTAGGATGGCAATTCATAAAGGTTCATGCACTGACCTTTAGGGAGTAGCCTAGCCAATCCCTTTCTCAGCAGCTGCCTATAATGCCTTAGCACACAAATACAAGGGCAAAAACAGCATAAATAGAAGCTGTAGAAATGAAGAACAATTAACTCTCCTGTGCATTCATTaaggtcacagaaaaaaaaaaatcttttcccaacatGCAACAAGAACAGTTCCTATCTCTTTTGGGACATTTGTTAGTGAATTTCAGTCCTAAATGTATTGTTTGGATTTGTGGTGGCTAAAGCCTGAAGACTGTCTGTCCTCTTTCCCAGTGGGTATGCAAGCTTGCAGGCTTGTTTGATTGGATTCTCCAATGTACAAATGCCTGGTAGCCATGGCCAAGAGCTATGGGTCTAGACTTTATGCTATGAACCCTGCCAGTCGGGTATGCATATGAGCTGTAGTTCTAACAGCATAACTGCTTTCTTAGCTTTTAGTTAATCCTAGCAGGCTGCTTTTCCGGGTGGAAGGTTTCTGCTCCTTCTCAGCAGCACCCTTCTGTCTAATTCCTTGTCTTTTCATTGTTCGTAAAAGAGTATTGACACTGTTTGCTCTCGAAAAGtttaaaggaagaaatcacaGCCACCAAAGGGCTCTATAGGACACAAATGGGGagagagctctgagtttgaaaaTATTGCAATGTTTTATTGCAtcgttttaattaatatattagaCAGCATTAATCATCAGTGAAAGTTTATCTTCATGGTCAACGTGACTCGacttggaatcacctaggagacacacctctgagcttgtctgtgaggaagtttccaGAGAGGCTTGATGGAGGGCAGCACCGTGCCAAGGACGGccgctgtgtgacacttcctgaGAACAGACAAGAGGAGAGGGTGTCGCCCAGGTCTAAGCTGGTGAATCAGTGAATTTTTTAGGTGGGGCAGGGGAACTAGTCACAGCAGTCTGGGTGAGGAGTAAGTTACAGGGGCAGAACTTGTTCAAAGACAGCTGCAGCACCCAAGTCCACCCAGCATGGGTAGCGGCTCACAAAAGCTGGAGAACTGGAAAGCACTgcacagcatgcaggcagatcagCGGGTTACGGAGTGTGTGGTTAGGgttggtttcttgttttgtttgctttttgtgaacttgacaaaagctacagttatccaggaagagggaaccccaactgagaaaatatgTCTATCAGAtagcctgtaggcatgtctgtgggacattctcTTGAtcaatgattaatgtgggagggcccagcctactgggATGGTGCCACACCTAGGTAGGTGGTCCTAAGTTGTATCacaaagaaagctgagcaagccatgagaagcaagctagCAAACAGTGTTCCTTTATGGCCTCtacttctgttcctgcctctaggttcctgccttgatatCACTTCATTGTAAACAATGATTGGaacatgtaagtcaaataaaccctttcctccccaagttgcttttgatcatggtgttttatcacagcaataagagGTGAACTCGGACAGAGAGTGTCTTTCTCGGGCACCTCATGGGAGCTGAGTCTCTCCTAAGCAGCCTGGctgatttctgcttcttccagacaATTCTGGTCTGAGCCTCTCCAGAGACTCTCTCAGCAGTCTTTACAGATTACATACccttggagagggaggaggcctGGTAAATCTGGTCTGTTTCAGGGATATCTTGAAGCTATTGAGTTGAGTACTTTCTGAGATGAAGAGTTTCTTGGGGATGGAGTGTTTCACCTTCCTTTAGCACACCCTGTGTTAGGGagcttccctccaagatggagGTTTATTTCAGAGGAAACTGCTGCACAATCACCAggatcccagactgaataaaaaagggaaaaggggggaggcagctgagcaccagcatcaacctttctctgcttccagacaTTGCAGAGTGACCCCCTGCTTcatgtttctgttgctatgacttTCATACCTTAACGGACAGTGTCCCTCAAACTTGAACCAAAAAGAAATATAGGTTTCCCTAAGTTGCTTGTTCAGGAATTTATTCACAGTGTAGCAACTAATACAATCTCTAAAGCTCACACAGTCTCAAACATGGGTTTTTCCACATCTGAAAGAGAAGCACAAAAGTGGTCCTCATTAAACACCTTGATAGATGCAAATGAAAGCAATCAGTTATCATgacctgcaccacacacacacacacacacacacacacaaacacacacacacacacacacacacacacacacacagtcacaaacTATCAATGAGGATGATGGAAAACTAGAAACTTTATTCACTGTTGACAGTAATGTAAAATTATGGGaccatcagggctggagagacagttcagctcCTAAAATCACAAGGACCATAGTTaagatcccagtacccacaaagCAAGTGAGGCCCCATGAAACCCTGTAATCTGAGAGTCTAGTGACTGGGGCTCTGGAGCTTACTGGATTCTAGACTACCAAGACAGGAGCCCCAGGTCTGTGAAGGGCATTTCCTCAGAGGAACAGGTGGACGTTGATGGAGCAGGATTTGCTCTTTGGGGTTTTCCACACATGTACAGGTGTatccatgtgtgtatacacacacacacagagagagagagagagagagagagagagagagagagagagagagagagagaaagagagagagagagagagagaagagaggaatagATTCACATACACTCATAcgcaaaggaaggaagggaagaaagaaagaatttggaaaacaatttGGTAGTTATTTGAAATATTGAGTACAGGGTTACCGCATGGCAATTCCTTTCCTAGATACAAGAGCAAACCCTCTAACACCCTGAACAGAAATAATCTGaacaatattatttataataggaAGCAAGTGGGAACAATTCAAATGTCGGTTAACTGAAAAATGGCACAATACAGATGTACAACAGAATAGTGTTTGGCTTAAAGAGGAATGAAGTTCTGATATACATTACAACATGGGTAAAGCCTGAATACATTGTACCAAAGGTAAAATGCCAGACAGAACAtgccatatattatatatttacatttacattaaaTGCTCAGAATAGGCAAATTCACAAAGACATAAAATAGATGAGCAGTTTCTCAAAGTTGAAGGTTTTTAGGAAACATAAAGTAATGACTAATGGCGTAAGGGTCTTTGGAGTCCAGTGTTGAAAACACTCCAAAACATCAGTTCATTGGAGATCCCAGTGTACATGAGATCAGTGTGTGGAATGTAACTGTTTGTCCTCGTGGGATGGGGCAGAACAGCTGTGAAGAGGGGCAAGGGGAGAAAGCACTGTAAATCAGCATCTGGAAtgctcctcttcttccacagccaacaatattctcagaaaaaaaattatctcaccAGAGAATCCATGTTTTCCAGTAAACTTCCTCAGGTTGCCCTTTATATCCTTGTTTCTCAGGCTGTAGATGATGGGGTTCAACATGGGGGTCACTAAACAGAAGAGCACAGACACCACGATATCCATGTCCAGGGAGTAGCCTTCCCTGGGTCTGTCATAGTTGAAGTTGGCTGTTCCGTAAAAGACTACCACCACAGTGAGGTGGGAAGCACAGGTGGAGAAGGCCTTTCTCCTGCCCTGAGCAGAGGGGATCCTAAGGATGGCAGAGATGATGAGCATGTAGGAGCCTGCAGTGAACAAGCAGGGGCTCAGGCCGATGGTGGCACTGGCCACGTGGAGCACAGACTCATTGACAGAGGTGTCTGAGCATGAGAGCTTGAGGAGCAGTGGGATGTCACAGAGAAAGTGGCTGATCTGATTGGGTCCACACAGGGTGAGTGTGGCTGCCAGTGCGGTGTGAGTCACAGAATTCACCAAGCCACAGAGCCAGGACCCAGCCACCAAGCAGACACGACCTTCACACTCATGAGAACCGGATACTGAAGGGGGCGGCAAATGGCCACattgtggttgtgagccacggaAACCCACCAATGCTCACTGCTTCTATCACAAGCAAAAAGACACGGGAGACAAGGTCTTCTCAGGACCAGGTCTTCTTTTTCTAGCATTACCTTGACTATGGTATAGCTCATGTCTAAGACATTCAAGTTACAGGTGAAATAACACTTGGAATATATTGAAATAATACTTGGAGGGAAAGACTGACAATATTCACAGTTCCCAGAAAATTTGCCAGTTAAATGAATTGAAGACCAGGAAAATGGCTCCTGTACTTCAAGATGGCAGGAAATTCTATAAGCTTAATTTAGTCACTGTGTGAGTTTCCATTTCTTTGAATTCTGCCTCAAATTAAGTGATAATTtggaagtaaaaatttaaaacaataagatAGGATgactattgtagaatattattttaagaggtgttacatttgtttatgctgtggaacatttgctttaatgatgcaaaggtgtattgcattcttttatgttgcatttgtttaactctgtgaagctgtgttactgtgcctgtctaaaacacgtgattggtctaataaagagctgactcgccaatagcaaggcaggagaaaggataggcagggctggcaggcagagagaatatatagaaaatctgggagggaaaaaaaggaaagaacacaagaacaagaagaggaggatgctaggggccagccacccagctacacagccagccatggagtaagagtgaaagtaaaattatagaagtaagaaaaggaaaagcccagaggcaaaaggtagatgggataatttaaagttaagaaaagctgataagaaacaagccaagctaaggctgggcatttataattaagaataagtctccgtgtgtgatttatttgggagctgggtggcgggcccccaaaggAACAAAAATAACCAACATCAGTAGGTGGCAAACACCTAGAGAGCTGACTGATCCTTCATTTCTTGGATTAAGTAACATTCTCCAGATACTGTAGCTTGACTCTGAGAACAGAGTCATTCCTGTGGGGTCCCCTTTGTTGTCATGGTCCATGTGGCCGCCAGTCCACAAGGACGAAAGGGCAGAAGAGATGACAGACATCCTTGGATGGCCCATGAACACAATGGAGACAGCCCTCTGGGAGAtgacttcagtgaatcagctcagctttattccagagtatagggaAAATATATTATTgggaagcctggggacaaaccccaatttgcattaagtggcatgctCCTGTCATAAGGCTTCGTCTGTGGCAGCGGGGTCCTATAGCAaagctcctagtacaagtcttagGTGCCGTATGTGCAGCAGGGGAGGCTTCTAGTGGGAAACTGTGCCAAGGGCCACCCTAGAGATCAATTAGGCATCTAAGCACTCGTGTCCATGAACAAGCATGTACATTGTACCAAAAAAcaggtgtggagatcagagggaagcTTCTAGGAGTCAGCTCTTTTCTTCAGCTCTAGGTTCCGGTGATGAGTCTCTGGTCCTGTGGCTTGGTAGCAAaggcctctacccactgagccagctggCCAGCCAATACTACTTGATTTTGAAACAGTTTCGCTGAACTACAGCCACGCCCGTTCACTTGCTACATACTGTGACTGTTTTATGCCCCAATGGCAGTAATGAGCAGTTAAGAAAGGGATCAAAAAGCCCACAATAAtctaaagtatttattttctcgCCCTTTACAGAGAAAAGTTCCCCAACTCTTTGTATAAGTAATTTGGGGGAGAGTTGTGACTTTGACAGTACTGTTTAAtctaatttaaatttcaaaaccaTCATGTTGCCGCTTGTTAACCTTGACCTTGGCTGTTTACTTAGCTTCCAAGTTTGAGCTTTGTCATGTTCAAGATGAAATAATGGGGGAATTACAGACTTTTTGTGAAAATTAAGTTAAGAAACGAGTAACAGAGCAATGAAATGTTGGGAGGTGTTCCGTTGGGGAACACAGACGGTCTTAGGGTTCCTGTTGCTACCAGGAAACACTGTGACcggaaagcaagttggggaggaaaggatttttttggcttacacttccacatcacagttcatcatcaacggaagtcaggacaggaactccaacacggcagggacctggaggcagaagctgacgcagaggccacgggagagcgctgcttactggctggctcagcctgcttccttatagaacccaggacccccagcccagggatggcaccacccaccatgggctgagctCTCCCCATgcatcactagttaagaaaatgacctacagctGGACCTTCAGGAGTCgctctcaattgaggttccatcctttctgatgactctagcttgtgtcaagttgacataagagtAGCCAGCTCACACACTGTCCCCCCTTCCTGCCCGTGTTCTACTTCACGCTCCTTTTTGTGGTGTTCTTTCTCCAGCTTAACTCATGACTGTTTTAGACACCCCTACCGGCTCCACCCAGAAACAACCAGGACATAATCAAAtgcacacatttttctttttcataaaacaaacacgcGTGAACAACCCTTACCTTCCGTCTTCTTGTGTCCTTGTTACGTATTCTGAACATATTGTTCTAGGATTCCagtaaggaagggaggaaagtggATTTCATCACGGACAAGTTTTTTAGTAATTCGATTTCCtctgaaaaaaatggaaatatgacTCGGCAAGTCACACTGTAAAGTGTTTAATTAAATTAGGGCCAGTGCCTCTAAATTTCCTTCTCCCGACCTTCTCTCTCAGCTAGCAGCTGAACTTGACAGTGGCTGCCCCATTTCCTCTTGCCCTGCCTATAGCTAAAGCTTCAGCGAATGCTGTTGACTCACTCTCTCAAATATACTCCAACGTATGAGTTTATTCCTATTCCTGTGACCAAACACAAATAGAGTTTACCGGCTAGATCCTTCTCATTCTTCAAGTCTCAGCTTGAATGTCACTCTTTTGAGATTTTTAGGTTGCGTCACACAGGGTTACGTAAGGTCATATTCATGCAAGTGTACCCTGGACATTGGGCATGTCCCCATTCCCTGACCCTCTCTTGTCCACTCTCCCTCCCATTCGTCCCTTTGTTCTCTAGACACTGTCACTTCTGTTCTTATgccgtgtgcacacacatgatttTATGGCTTTATAAAGTTTAAGAACAGTAAGTGAGGGTGaattaaatatttgttcttcTGACACTGACTTAAATCACTTAATATGATTATTTCCAGTTGAATCCGTTCTCCTGGAAATGACAAAACTTCATTcctctttatggctgaatattCCACTGTGATTATGAACCACACTCAAATgtgtttttacttgtgtgtgtatgtgtgtgaactcTCGTGTGCATGTATTCACATGTGCCTggggagaccagaggtcaatctTGAGTGTCACTCTTCAGATAttacccaccttgttttttttgtttgtttttctcaagatttattttatgtatgttgtgttctatctg contains:
- the LOC114680903 gene encoding LOW QUALITY PROTEIN: olfactory receptor-like protein COR9 (The sequence of the model RefSeq protein was modified relative to this genomic sequence to represent the inferred CDS: inserted 1 base in 1 codon), with amino-acid sequence MSYTIVKVMLEKEDLVLRRPCLPCLFACDRSSEHWWVSVAHNHNVAICRPLQYPVLMSVKVXVCLVAGSWLCGLVNSVTHTALAATLTLCGPNQISHFLCDIPLLLKLSCSDTSVNESVLHVASATIGLSPCLFTAGSYMLIISAILRIPSAQGRRKAFSTCASHLTVVVVFYGTANFNYDRPREGYSLDMDIVVSVLFCLVTPMLNPIIYSLRNKDIKGNLRKFTGKHGFSDVEKPMFETV